From the Achromobacter xylosoxidans A8 genome, the window GACCAGGCCCCAGCGCGTGGCGCCCATGACGCGCGCCGCCGACACGTGCACGCGCTGCACGGATTCGGTGGCGTTCATCACGCTGAGCGCGGCCGGGAAGAACGCCGACAGCGCCACCACCACGATGATGGGCGTATTGCCAAAGCCCATCACGATCAGGAACAGCGGCACCCAGGCGATCGACGGAATCGACTGCAGGATGACGATGGCGCTGCGCAAGACTTCGCGGAAGAAGAACAGCACCGCCGCCACCAGACCGAAGCCGATGCCGGCGGCCAGCGCCAGGCCGTAGCCCGCGCCCAGCCGGCCCAGCGTACCCAGCAGGCTCTGGTGGAAGGATTGCTTGCCCAGGTCCTCGAACAGGCGCTCGACGACCGCAGGCACGCCCGGCATCAGGAAGTCCGGCAGCGCGAACGCCGCCAGTTGCCACAGGGCCAGGATGAACAACACGCCCAGAACGCCCGCGAAATGCTTGCGGGCGCCGGTGACTCGGGTAGATGCGCTCAAAGCTTGCGAGCCTCTTGCCAGGACAGGTCGACGATGCTGGAGACGTCATACGGCTTGCCGTCGCGCGTCTTCAGCGAACCCTGGGCTTGCAGGAT encodes:
- a CDS encoding ABC transporter permease is translated as MSASTRVTGARKHFAGVLGVLFILALWQLAAFALPDFLMPGVPAVVERLFEDLGKQSFHQSLLGTLGRLGAGYGLALAAGIGFGLVAAVLFFFREVLRSAIVILQSIPSIAWVPLFLIVMGFGNTPIIVVVALSAFFPAALSVMNATESVQRVHVSAARVMGATRWGLVKRVYLPAVMPELITGAQLAFGNAWRALISAEMLIGFGKGLGRSLAYSGEIADMTGVMTNILVIAVLAALIDQFVLENLKHRLLRYQYV